The Bacteroidota bacterium DNA segment CGATAAGTACGGCCGAAGAATCCAGTTTTGCGAAAGCCTTAACGTTCTGTGCATAGCTGTTCGCATTTGCAGCTATTAAAATGAATACGAACACTATTTTCTTCAGCCACGCAGCGCTCATCGGGATATTATTTGTGCAGTATTTTTTCATTAAAAACGTGCGCCTCTTTTTTTGAAAATCCTCGTTATTGCTTTGATATAATCTTCTCCGGTACTCACCGATGCCACGTCAATTCCGCATTTGATAAACACATCATTAAGCATACGCTCTCGTTTTGACCAGGCATAATAATAGCTTTCGCGGAAATCGCGCGAAGATGTATCTGCCCAGTATTGCTTTCCTGATTCGAGGTCGCGAACGCGAATCAGCCCGACGTCAGGCATTTTCATTTCGCGGCGATCGTTAATGCGGATGCCAATTAAATCATGTTTGCGTGCCGCAATTTTGATTGCATCGCTGAATTTATCGTCCATAAAGTCAGAAACAAGAAAAGCAGTACATCGCTTTTTAATGGCATTCGTAAGGTATTTCAATCCTTCAGAAATCGATGTTTCGTGACTTTCAGGTTCAAACCTCAGTAATTCTCTGATAATTCTGAGTATGTGTGAACGCCCTTTTTTAGGCGGGATGAACTTTTCAATTTTATCACTGAAGAATATCACACCTACCTTATCATTATTTTGAATAGCCGAAAAAGCAAGTACAGCTGCTATTTCGGTAACAAGGTCACGTTTGAGTTGCGCGTTTGTACCGAAAGAATTGCTACCACTCACATCAATAAGCAGCATCACGGTAAGTTCGCGCTCTTCTTCAAATATTTTAATGTAGGGGTGATTGAAACGAGCAGTAACATTCCAGTCTATTGAGCGGATATCGTCACCGAACTGGTATTCGCGTACTTCGCTAAAAGCCATACCGCGCCCTTTAAAAGCGCTATGGTACTGCCCCGAAAATATCTGGTTGGTGAGTCCACGCGACTTAATCTCTATCTTACGTACTTTCTTTAGCAGTTCAGCCGTTTCCACAATTCTTCCAATGTTGAATTAATTACTGAATTCCATTCACAGCCTCGCCTAAGGTACTTCAACGGTATTCAGAATTTCGTTGATAATATCCTCAGTAGTGATGTTCTCTGCTTCGGCTTCGTAGGTGAGACCGATGCGGTGGCGCAGAACATCGTGGCACACTGCACGAACATCTTCGGGATAAACGTATCCTTTTCTTTTTATGAATGCGTATGCTTTGGCGGCCATAGCCATGTAGATGCTTGCACGTGGAGATGCACCGTAATTAATCAATCCCTGAAATTTCTTAAGGTTATATTTTTCAGGATAACGCGATGCGAACACAATATCCGTAATATAATTTTCTATCTTTTCATCCACATACACTTCACGGACAATATTTCTGGCATTAAGGATATCAGCGGGTTTTATGGCTACATTGGTTGCAGTATTTTTTGCTGTCACATTCTGCCGCATAATCAATTTCTCTTCTTCCTTAGAAGGATATGAAATGATGACTTTGAGCATAAACCGGTCAACCTGTGCTTCGGGCAGCGGATAGGTTCCTTCCTGTTCAATGGGATTTTGCGTAGCAAGTACCAGAAAAGGCTCGTCGAGCGGGTAGGTACGATCACCAATGGTGACTTGTTTTTCCTGCATAGCCTCGAGCAGGGCGCTCTGCACTTTTGCCGGAGAGCGGTTTATTTCGTCGGCGAGAATAAAGTTAGCGAAGATGGGTCCTTTGCGCACCGTGAATTCTTCATTTTTTTGGCTGTAAATCATTGTCCCGACAAGGTCGGCAGGCAGCAAATCAGGAGTAAACTGTATCCTGTTGAACTTCGCATCTATAATGCCTGCGAGTGTTTTTATGGCCAGTGTTTTTGCAAGTCCGGGCACCCCTTCAAGCAAAATGTGACCATTGGACAGCAGCCCGATGAGCAGTCGCTCTACCATGTGTTTTTGTCCCACAATGACTTTACCCATTTCCGCTGTGATAATATCTACAAAGGCGCTTTCCCTTTGTATTCTGTCGTTCAATTCGCGGATATCAATTACTTCTTGCATAGAGTTTATTATTTTTTGTAAAAATTGACTGCAAAAATATTAAGAGGCTCATGATATGTCAAGCACTCATTGTTAAAAAATGTTAAGGCTGCTGTTAAAATTTGTTAAGCACAAAACGTTTGAAATTTGTGTTTATTATAACATTTGTTTTTAGACTCCAAAATTTCATACTTCGATTGCGATTATCCATAAAAAAAATGTACACATATTCAGTTGGTTGCTCAATACAGCATTTTAAACTTAAATAAAACGCATTGGGCAAGCACAGGAAATCCCGGAGCTTATAAGAGGGTATTTTCTTTGTGGAAAAGAGGCTTCATAAGGCGTTCAAAAACGCCCGACAGCCACGCCATGGCCATTCCGGAACTCGTGACCGGAATTCCTGCATCGACAGCAGGTTTGAGATAATTCACCATTTGACCGCGTGTTAATGAACAGCCGTCACATTGAACAATCATTGCAAATTTGCTCAGGTCAGTTTTTAAACCAACAAGCGTAGGCGTTACAGAGAAATCAAGTGCTTTACC contains these protein-coding regions:
- a CDS encoding DUF58 domain-containing protein, producing the protein METAELLKKVRKIEIKSRGLTNQIFSGQYHSAFKGRGMAFSEVREYQFGDDIRSIDWNVTARFNHPYIKIFEEERELTVMLLIDVSGSNSFGTNAQLKRDLVTEIAAVLAFSAIQNNDKVGVIFFSDKIEKFIPPKKGRSHILRIIRELLRFEPESHETSISEGLKYLTNAIKKRCTAFLVSDFMDDKFSDAIKIAARKHDLIGIRINDRREMKMPDVGLIRVRDLESGKQYWADTSSRDFRESYYYAWSKRERMLNDVFIKCGIDVASVSTGEDYIKAITRIFKKRGARF
- a CDS encoding AAA family ATPase — encoded protein: MQEVIDIRELNDRIQRESAFVDIITAEMGKVIVGQKHMVERLLIGLLSNGHILLEGVPGLAKTLAIKTLAGIIDAKFNRIQFTPDLLPADLVGTMIYSQKNEEFTVRKGPIFANFILADEINRSPAKVQSALLEAMQEKQVTIGDRTYPLDEPFLVLATQNPIEQEGTYPLPEAQVDRFMLKVIISYPSKEEEKLIMRQNVTAKNTATNVAIKPADILNARNIVREVYVDEKIENYITDIVFASRYPEKYNLKKFQGLINYGASPRASIYMAMAAKAYAFIKRKGYVYPEDVRAVCHDVLRHRIGLTYEAEAENITTEDIINEILNTVEVP